In the genome of Streptomyces collinus, one region contains:
- the rpmG gene encoding 50S ribosomal protein L33, with the protein MAATDVRPKITLACVECKERNYITKKNRRNNPDRLEMKKHCPRCNAHTAHRETR; encoded by the coding sequence GTGGCTGCCACCGACGTCCGCCCGAAGATCACGCTGGCCTGCGTGGAGTGCAAGGAGCGGAACTACATCACCAAGAAGAACCGGCGTAACAACCCGGATCGTCTTGAGATGAAGAAGCACTGCCCGCGTTGCAACGCGCACACCGCGCACCGCGAAACGCGATAA
- a CDS encoding amidohydrolase family protein, with translation MPDSRPQPPPPPSSSPGPADPSSLLLCGARLTDGRTVDVRLGGGRIEAVGTAGSLGAGGTRACGARVDLSGYLLLPAPAEPHAHADTALSADTGGPVSYEPQDVQRRATEAALLQLGHGATALRAHVRVGDVQGLGALTAVLQARRALRGLAELTTVAMPRVLTGVAGADGLAMLRDAVKMGASVVGGRPDLDPDPTGYVEAVLEMASEHGCPVDLHTDAGDPARLSRLAAMAGGLRPGVSLSPCGDLGRLPSEVASRTADQLAAAGVAVVCLPQGGCGGVDRRGAAPVRLLRAAGVRVAAGSGALRDVSNPVGRGDPLEAAFLLASRYGLAPEEAYDAVSSSARAVLGLPEVRVEAGFPAELLAVRGDRLAGVLSLAYSRIVVHQGRVVARTSAVREYCSSAASVELGLPRQGRGEGP, from the coding sequence ATGCCCGACAGCCGGCCGCAGCCACCACCGCCCCCGTCGTCCTCGCCGGGTCCGGCCGACCCGTCGTCGCTGCTGCTGTGCGGGGCGCGGCTCACCGACGGCCGGACCGTGGACGTACGGCTGGGCGGCGGGCGTATCGAGGCGGTCGGCACGGCCGGCAGCCTGGGGGCGGGCGGCACGCGCGCGTGCGGGGCACGCGTGGACCTCAGCGGCTATCTGCTGCTGCCGGCTCCCGCCGAGCCGCACGCCCACGCCGACACGGCCCTGTCGGCGGACACCGGGGGGCCGGTCTCGTACGAGCCGCAGGACGTGCAGCGCCGGGCGACGGAGGCCGCACTGCTCCAGCTCGGGCACGGGGCCACGGCGCTGCGGGCCCACGTGCGCGTGGGGGACGTCCAGGGCCTGGGCGCGCTCACGGCCGTGCTGCAGGCGCGGCGCGCGCTGCGCGGGCTGGCGGAGCTGACGACGGTGGCGATGCCCCGGGTGCTGACCGGGGTCGCCGGTGCGGACGGGCTCGCGATGCTGCGGGACGCGGTGAAGATGGGCGCCTCGGTGGTGGGCGGCCGGCCGGACCTCGACCCCGACCCGACCGGGTACGTGGAGGCGGTCCTGGAGATGGCCTCCGAGCACGGCTGCCCCGTCGACCTGCACACGGACGCCGGGGACCCGGCCCGGCTGTCCCGGCTCGCGGCCATGGCGGGCGGTCTGCGCCCCGGGGTGTCCCTCAGCCCCTGCGGCGATCTCGGCCGGCTGCCCTCCGAGGTGGCCTCGCGGACGGCCGACCAACTCGCTGCTGCCGGGGTGGCGGTGGTGTGCCTGCCCCAGGGCGGCTGCGGCGGCGTCGACCGGCGCGGGGCGGCCCCCGTACGGCTGTTGCGCGCGGCCGGGGTGCGGGTGGCCGCCGGGAGCGGGGCGCTGCGGGACGTGTCCAACCCGGTGGGGCGCGGCGACCCGCTGGAGGCGGCCTTCCTGCTGGCCTCGCGCTACGGGCTGGCCCCCGAGGAGGCGTACGACGCGGTGAGCTCCTCGGCGCGGGCGGTGCTGGGGCTGCCCGAAGTGCGGGTGGAGGCGGGTTTCCCGGCCGAGTTGCTAGCGGTGCGCGGAGACCGGCTCGCGGGGGTGCTGTCCTTGGCGTACAGCCGGATCGTCGTGCACCAGGGGCGCGTGGTGGCGCGGACCAGCGCGGTGCGGGAGTACTGCAGTTCGGCGGCCTCGGTGGAGCTGGGGCTGCCGCGGCAGGGGCGGGGGGAGGGGCCGTAG
- a CDS encoding MaoC family dehydratase N-terminal domain-containing protein — protein MALDQSFVGRTYPPTAPYEVGREKIREFAEAVGDANPAYTDAEAAKALGHPDVIAPPTFVFAITFKAAGQVVQDPQLGLDYSRVVHGDQKFAYRRPVRAGDRLTVTSTIEAVKSLAGNDIVDIRGEVHDEAGEHVVTAWTKLVARAAEEA, from the coding sequence ATGGCGCTCGACCAGTCCTTCGTGGGGCGGACGTACCCGCCCACCGCGCCTTACGAGGTGGGCCGGGAGAAGATCCGTGAGTTCGCCGAGGCGGTCGGGGACGCCAACCCGGCGTACACGGACGCGGAGGCCGCAAAGGCACTCGGGCACCCCGACGTGATCGCCCCGCCGACCTTCGTCTTCGCGATCACCTTCAAGGCCGCCGGGCAGGTCGTCCAGGACCCACAGCTCGGCCTGGACTACAGCCGCGTGGTGCACGGGGACCAGAAGTTCGCCTACCGCCGCCCGGTCCGGGCCGGCGACCGGCTCACGGTCACCTCGACCATCGAGGCCGTCAAGTCCCTCGCGGGCAACGACATCGTGGACATCCGCGGTGAGGTGCACGACGAGGCCGGCGAGCACGTCGTGACCGCCTGGACCAAGCTCGTGGCCCGCGCGGCCGAGGAGGCGTGA
- a CDS encoding NAD(P)H-binding protein, translating into MRIVIAGGHGQIALRLERLLAARGDEVAGIIRKAEQADDLREAGAEPVVLDLESASVDEVAERLRGADAAVFAAGAGPGSGVARKDTVDKAAAVLFADAAVQAGVRRFVIVSSMGADPRHQGDEIFDVYLRAKGEADAYVRGLHALDWTVLRPGQLTNDAGTGLVRLEARTGRGPIPRDDVAAVLAELVDTSATAGLTLELISGPTPVSVAVKSVAGN; encoded by the coding sequence ATGCGCATTGTCATCGCTGGTGGTCATGGTCAGATCGCGTTGCGGCTGGAGCGGCTGCTCGCCGCGCGCGGGGACGAGGTTGCGGGGATCATCCGCAAGGCCGAACAGGCCGACGATCTGCGGGAGGCCGGTGCCGAACCGGTCGTGCTCGACCTGGAGTCGGCGTCCGTGGACGAGGTCGCGGAGCGGCTCAGGGGCGCCGACGCGGCGGTCTTCGCGGCGGGCGCGGGGCCGGGCAGCGGGGTGGCCCGCAAGGACACGGTGGACAAGGCCGCGGCGGTCCTCTTCGCGGACGCGGCGGTGCAGGCGGGCGTACGGCGCTTCGTGATCGTGTCGTCCATGGGCGCCGACCCGCGCCACCAGGGGGACGAGATCTTCGACGTGTATCTGCGCGCCAAGGGCGAGGCGGACGCGTACGTGCGAGGTCTGCACGCCCTGGACTGGACGGTTCTGCGCCCCGGCCAGCTCACCAACGACGCCGGCACCGGTCTCGTCCGCCTGGAGGCGCGTACGGGCCGCGGCCCGATCCCGCGCGACGACGTGGCCGCCGTGCTGGCGGAGCTGGTGGACACCTCCGCGACGGCCGGGCTCACTCTGGAGCTCATCAGCGGGCCGACGCCGGTCTCGGTGGCGGTGAAGTCGGTGGCGGGGAACTGA
- a CDS encoding TetR/AcrR family transcriptional regulator produces the protein MARMSAEERRESVIRAAMTEFARGGYHGTSTEAIARRVGVSQPYLFRLFPGKKAIFLAAAERCVEDTIRMFAEAAEGLEGEDARHAMGAAYVETISEQPERLMMQMQMYLAVAAAEEEGDREFGEAVRAGWMRLWDTIHLPLGADAHETTTFLAQGMLINCLVAMGFPADHRVWAGLSPSESDG, from the coding sequence ATGGCAAGGATGAGTGCGGAAGAGCGACGTGAGAGCGTCATCCGGGCGGCGATGACCGAGTTCGCCCGCGGCGGCTACCACGGCACCTCGACCGAGGCGATCGCCCGCCGGGTCGGTGTCTCGCAGCCGTATCTCTTCCGCCTCTTCCCGGGCAAGAAGGCGATCTTCCTGGCGGCGGCCGAGCGGTGCGTCGAGGACACGATCCGGATGTTCGCGGAGGCCGCCGAAGGGCTGGAGGGTGAGGATGCCCGCCACGCCATGGGTGCTGCGTACGTCGAGACCATCTCCGAACAGCCGGAACGGCTGATGATGCAGATGCAGATGTACCTCGCCGTGGCGGCCGCGGAGGAGGAAGGGGACCGCGAGTTCGGCGAAGCCGTACGCGCGGGCTGGATGCGACTGTGGGACACCATTCACCTGCCGCTGGGTGCCGACGCCCACGAGACGACGACCTTCCTCGCCCAGGGCATGCTCATCAACTGCCTGGTGGCCATGGGCTTCCCGGCCGATCACAGGGTCTGGGCCGGACTGAGTCCGTCGGAGTCCGACGGCTGA
- a CDS encoding MaoC family dehydratase has protein sequence MTAKISYSDVEVGTELPAQTFPVTRATLVRYAGASGDFNPIHWNEKFAKEVGLPDVIAHGMFTMAEAIRVVTDWTGDPGAVVEYGVRFTKPVVVPNDDRGAVIEVAGKVAAKLDDNTVRVDLTATSAGQKVLGMSRAVVRLA, from the coding sequence ATGACCGCGAAGATCTCCTACTCCGACGTCGAGGTCGGCACCGAACTGCCCGCCCAGACCTTCCCTGTGACCCGCGCGACCCTCGTGCGCTACGCGGGTGCCTCCGGCGACTTCAACCCGATCCACTGGAACGAGAAGTTCGCCAAGGAGGTCGGCCTGCCGGACGTCATCGCGCACGGCATGTTCACCATGGCCGAGGCGATCCGTGTGGTCACCGACTGGACCGGCGACCCGGGCGCGGTCGTCGAGTACGGCGTCCGCTTCACCAAGCCGGTCGTCGTCCCGAACGACGACCGGGGCGCCGTGATCGAGGTCGCAGGCAAGGTCGCCGCCAAGCTCGACGACAACACGGTCCGCGTGGACCTGACCGCGACCAGCGCCGGGCAGAAGGTGCTGGGCATGTCCCGGGCGGTCGTGCGACTGGCCTGA